TGAGGCTATACAATTCCATAGATATCATAACTTTAAAGTGTGACCCAGGTGACATAATCATGGCAACGAGAGTGCCGTTGCTagtgaacgaaacgcaactgtcactgtcacactagtatacgagtgatagagagagacgACTatgatacgctacggagcgttaacgattggcacgttggctactgCGCCCAGGTGCACAAAAGAAGTTCATTCACCTTCTGGGCATGAAAAAGATTGTTGTAACATTCTACCCTCTTCCATTTGTAATGTAGCCTGAATTGCAAGTCCTTACAACTCCCTCATAGTTGACACACAGGTTGAATAACACTGCATCACAACTAATGTAAAAGTATGATACTTCAAACACATGTACCTTGTAATGGGTTAAAAAAtgagtaggtattattaattGAAACTTAGCTGTTTTGATTTCTATACCTTATTATGAAGCCTGTGCCTGTGATTATTTTAAAGCGATAttgatttgttttaaaatataatcataAGTGCACTTGTATTAGGGTGGTAATCCacctgtccaatgtgcattgcgtctcactctcacATTAAGCAAAATgcgagacaaaatttaacaaattaaacagatggaataccatccttacATGTTATGAgggtttatatatatttaaacaattattaatacaggtgtttaaaataaaaaaaatattaaatttatgttaACACATTCACAGCCAGCACGACCTACGTCCTATGAGCGTTGCCGATAACACGGGaaaaaccgtatgtagcgaaaagtaTACGAACTGAGAACTAGCAGGTCGCTGGTCGCAGTGAATGTGTAGTAAAGAAGTTGAAATAGCAGTGCTGAGCTAGAGGTGCATTCCACGAGTATTTCCCTTACGAAACGCCGTACTTCTAATAGTTCTGAAAAGGctgagaaaatgatattgggtctggtaatatttcatgattcatgactttgctaacaaactggcagtatattctcgagctttacgggtttgattgaattagctgccatGCAAGGTAAAAgcgtttcgtaagggacattctcgtggaatgcccctAGCAACAAGATGAACATGTTTTGTAATTAACAAGGTTTATATTTatcttacattaaaaattaaacaatagtTCACTTTAtccataatttttattataaataaacaaaaaaaattatctacaaataattttatttattttgtaatcaattcCTTTGTATCATGAAAACTTAAAATCTTTCTATTCCATGATGGGTTCAGAGAACCACATACTTTCTCATGTGTGCCTTCATTAACCTTATTTTCTATGACAAACTCCACATCACTTCTGATTTTTAATGAATCATATAAGGGGAATGTGCTACCAgatttttttaatcttctttGGGCATTTCTGTAACATTTCCATGGTTGTGGCTCTATAATAATTGATCtagatatttttttgatatagtTGATAAAATCTAATAGACCATCATCTCCATTATTTAGATGTATCCACATTGTGACAGAAAAACAAAAAGTTACATCAAATCTCTTTTTTCGATAGCTTTTCGAATAGTTTTGAATTAatttctgatcattatcagacATAATATTGCAAGTCATAAATGTAATATTAGGGATTTGAATGGTTTCTTGTGCTCTTGCGATCAGTGTTGGATCAACGTCAACGGCCAGCATGTGTATATCATTTCCTGGGTAAATTGTTTTCAAGTATTGATATAGGTCTTTTGTAAGTTCTCCCGTGTTGCAGCCAATGTCTAAGCACAAGAATGGTTCATTAGCAGCAGGTGCGGGGAACATCTGTTTGTTTAGGTTATTCGTTCTGTGCTCCACATTATGAAATGAGTAATAGTTGATAAAATTACCAAATTTTACAGCACCTGGATCATTACCCAGATGATTAAGATCTTCACTTGTCATGATAAAAAACTAATTTGGATACTTAATTCTTCATCAGTCCGTAATCCTCCTATCCTCTTATCTTAATGGACCTACTTAATAatctgaaaatataaaaacgtaATATTTCCTAATTTATATTAGAAAAGTGTGCGAAATAGCTTTCCAAAGTTCACGTTTAAGGCTTCAACGTGTTATTGGTTATTCTATAGTATAGTTGCGCTGTTGCGCTGGATGACGATGACGACGATGacgtatataatttataaacttaACTTGACATTGACGTTTACTTACTACATTTCAAATACTATCAGATATTTTTCATCGAATATAACTTATATAACTTATATAATATCCCTTCCCAAGAGTAGACAACTTTTATCTGGTTTAGTAATATGTATGTTTTATCTTTTATCCTGTTTTGCTAAATCAGCTTTTATGTAGTTGAGGCATAGTTGAGGTGGCATTAGAATTGGAAAATGGAATGGAACGTACCCATTTTGACAGTCTCCGGTCGACGAAGGAcgagctttgtttagtttgtttCACGCAAAGCAAAGTTAGcaaaagtatggatggtatagaaaggacgccaatctcttatggcagaatagGGTATTTAAAGTTtgacaacataaaaaatatataacgaattgctgtcatcctgaaagataataaactaataaagtatatttcactatatttgaatgtaaattatgtttattttttggaaaataaacgaaagaaaatttaatatttttcgagatttcatcagggacgtgaacgctctgtgattggtcaacgctcggatgacatcacacgcgggtaaacattcttgattgtcttgagtaatttaactgttttatttgtatttagttaattttagttattgttccacagttttctgatatattccgatttatccgtatatctagtggcacaatattcataaaatctcaaaatggagccgaaatatgtgaaagcagATAGCGgtaacctaccagacatagatgcattaatggttgcacttttctttaaagataatccggattactatgctgcggaacttagaaatgtaaaaacagctgtgtga
This DNA window, taken from Cydia strobilella chromosome 4, ilCydStro3.1, whole genome shotgun sequence, encodes the following:
- the LOC134740630 gene encoding probable RNA methyltransferase CG11342, with the protein product MTSEDLNHLGNDPGAVKFGNFINYYSFHNVEHRTNNLNKQMFPAPAANEPFLCLDIGCNTGELTKDLYQYLKTIYPGNDIHMLAVDVDPTLIARAQETIQIPNITFMTCNIMSDNDQKLIQNYSKSYRKKRFDVTFCFSVTMWIHLNNGDDGLLDFINYIKKISRSIIIEPQPWKCYRNAQRRLKKSGSTFPLYDSLKIRSDVEFVIENKVNEGTHEKVCGSLNPSWNRKILSFHDTKELITK